A single genomic interval of Streptomyces sp. BA2 harbors:
- a CDS encoding S41 family peptidase, translating to MTDARDEAHADHAYLRFPHLSGDRLCFAAEDDLWVAPLSPDGAPAGRAWRVTVDRTKVSHPRFSPDGRHIAYTTWRSLDPEIHLAPVDGGPARRLTYWGSTDTRVCGWSPDGDILAVSSHGQPFSYFCWAYSVPTDGSPGGKLPWGPVYDIAVNDIDGERKTLLLTGKPPHEPAAWKRYRGGAMGRLWMHGEQILPDLDGHLDAPMFVDGRIAFLSDHEGVGNLYSCLPDGSDLRRHTDHDAFYARHASSDGARVVYQCAGDVWLVDDLSADSEPRRLDVRLGGPRAGRRIYQVPAAQHLDSISVDTTGRASAVVVRGSLYWLTHRDGPARTITDTPGVRVRLPEMLGKGGQVAYVTDAEGEDAVEIAYLPRASGDRAPRRLAQGQLGRVLEMISDPEGERLAIASNDGRLLLIDAAEEGDGEVTELIRSVNGPVRDLAFSPDGAWLTWSHPGIGRSLRHIKMARIEGPACRIIVDVTNGRFEDENPVFTSDGRYLAFLSWRGFDPVYDVHTGDLSFPLGCRPYLVPLSSATPSPFALSPDGRPAAGGLDPADGLSPAGSAIVEVEGLESRVTPFPVSASKYSALHPVSGGGLVWMRWPISGALGETFANPADTSGRPTLEYFNITKGKKSELVDHLDWFAISGDGSRLVVVDEGDLRAVPSTESGDGDTTTWIDLRRILHEVDPAAEWRQSYDEAGRLIRAYFWEPHMCGIDWPAILDQYRPLVERVASPDEFADLLREVLGELGTSHAYVSAARRNEGPPHYQRAMGLLGANLVCRDGSWMVKRILPGDSSDSKARSPLAGAGIREGAVLTHIDGRPVDPVTGPFPLLAAAGGTTVELTFQPAEGEGRPRRVAIVPLINERPLRYQDWVAKRREVVRELSGGKCGYLHIPDMGGSGWAQFNRDLRLEVSLPALLVDVRGNAGGHISELVVEKLTRKILGWDLTRNAQPVSYASNAPRGPVVALADEATSSDGDMITAAFKLLGLGPVVGQRTWGGVVGMTGRHVLGDGTVITVPMNAGWFDEYGWSVENHGVTPDLEVLRTPLDWAEGRHAQLDDAVGVALDLLERQPAAEPPGLDAVPDRHRPKLPPRG from the coding sequence GTGACCGACGCGCGCGATGAAGCCCATGCTGACCACGCCTACCTGCGATTTCCGCACCTCAGCGGCGACCGCCTCTGTTTCGCGGCCGAGGACGACCTCTGGGTGGCGCCCCTGAGCCCGGACGGTGCCCCCGCCGGCCGGGCCTGGCGGGTGACCGTCGACCGGACCAAGGTGAGCCATCCGCGCTTCTCACCGGACGGCCGCCACATCGCGTACACGACATGGCGCAGCCTCGACCCGGAGATCCACCTCGCCCCGGTCGACGGCGGCCCGGCCCGGCGCCTCACCTACTGGGGCAGCACGGACACCCGGGTCTGCGGCTGGTCCCCCGACGGCGACATCCTCGCCGTCTCCTCGCACGGCCAGCCCTTCTCGTACTTCTGCTGGGCCTACAGCGTGCCGACCGACGGATCGCCCGGCGGCAAGCTGCCCTGGGGGCCGGTGTACGACATCGCGGTCAACGACATCGACGGCGAACGCAAGACGCTCCTCCTGACCGGGAAGCCGCCGCACGAGCCCGCCGCCTGGAAGCGCTACCGGGGCGGGGCGATGGGCCGCCTGTGGATGCACGGCGAGCAGATCCTGCCCGACCTCGACGGGCATCTGGACGCCCCGATGTTCGTGGACGGCAGGATCGCCTTCCTCTCCGACCACGAGGGCGTCGGCAACCTCTACTCCTGTCTGCCGGACGGCTCCGACCTGCGACGGCACACCGATCACGACGCGTTCTACGCCCGGCACGCCTCCAGTGACGGCGCGCGCGTCGTCTACCAGTGCGCGGGCGACGTCTGGCTGGTGGACGACCTGTCCGCCGACTCCGAGCCGCGCCGCCTCGACGTGCGGCTCGGCGGGCCGCGCGCCGGACGGCGGATCTACCAGGTGCCCGCCGCGCAGCACCTCGACTCGATCTCCGTGGACACGACGGGCCGGGCCAGCGCCGTCGTCGTACGCGGCAGCCTGTACTGGCTCACGCACCGGGACGGGCCCGCCCGCACCATCACGGACACCCCGGGCGTGCGCGTCCGGCTCCCGGAGATGCTCGGCAAGGGCGGGCAGGTCGCCTACGTCACCGACGCGGAGGGCGAGGACGCCGTCGAGATCGCCTATCTGCCGCGCGCCAGCGGCGACCGCGCGCCGCGCAGACTGGCCCAGGGGCAGCTGGGCCGGGTTTTGGAGATGATCTCCGATCCCGAGGGCGAACGGCTCGCGATCGCGTCGAACGACGGGCGGCTCCTCCTGATCGACGCGGCCGAGGAGGGCGACGGCGAGGTGACGGAGCTGATCCGCTCCGTCAACGGCCCGGTGCGTGACCTGGCGTTCTCGCCGGACGGCGCATGGCTGACCTGGTCCCACCCCGGCATCGGCCGCTCCCTGCGCCACATCAAGATGGCCCGCATCGAGGGGCCCGCCTGCCGCATCATCGTCGACGTCACCAACGGCCGCTTCGAGGACGAGAACCCGGTCTTCACCAGCGACGGCCGCTATCTCGCCTTCCTCTCCTGGCGCGGCTTCGACCCGGTCTACGACGTGCACACCGGCGACCTGTCCTTCCCGCTCGGCTGCCGCCCCTACCTCGTCCCCCTGTCGTCGGCGACCCCGTCCCCCTTCGCCCTCTCCCCCGACGGCCGCCCGGCGGCGGGCGGCCTCGACCCGGCCGACGGCCTCTCACCGGCCGGCTCCGCCATCGTCGAGGTGGAGGGCCTGGAGAGCAGGGTGACGCCCTTCCCGGTCTCGGCGTCCAAGTACTCGGCCCTCCACCCGGTCAGCGGCGGCGGCCTTGTCTGGATGCGCTGGCCGATCTCGGGCGCGCTCGGCGAGACGTTCGCCAACCCGGCGGACACCTCGGGACGCCCCACCCTGGAGTACTTCAACATCACCAAGGGCAAGAAGTCCGAACTGGTCGACCACCTCGACTGGTTCGCGATCAGCGGCGACGGCTCGCGGCTCGTGGTGGTCGACGAGGGCGACCTGCGCGCGGTGCCCTCGACGGAGTCCGGCGACGGCGACACGACCACCTGGATCGACCTGCGCCGCATCCTGCACGAGGTCGACCCGGCGGCCGAGTGGCGCCAGTCCTACGACGAGGCGGGCCGCCTCATCCGGGCCTACTTCTGGGAGCCGCACATGTGCGGCATCGACTGGCCCGCGATCCTGGACCAGTACCGGCCGCTGGTGGAACGGGTCGCGTCCCCCGACGAGTTCGCGGACCTGCTCCGCGAGGTCCTCGGCGAACTGGGCACGTCCCACGCGTACGTCTCCGCCGCCCGCCGCAACGAAGGGCCACCGCACTACCAGCGGGCGATGGGCCTGCTCGGCGCCAACCTCGTCTGCCGGGACGGCAGTTGGATGGTCAAGCGGATCCTTCCCGGCGACTCGTCCGACTCCAAGGCACGCTCACCGCTGGCGGGCGCGGGCATCCGCGAGGGCGCGGTCCTCACCCACATCGACGGCCGCCCCGTGGACCCGGTGACGGGCCCCTTCCCGCTGCTGGCGGCCGCGGGCGGCACGACGGTGGAGCTGACGTTCCAGCCGGCGGAGGGGGAAGGCAGACCGAGGAGGGTGGCGATCGTCCCCCTCATCAATGAACGCCCCCTGCGCTACCAGGACTGGGTGGCCAAACGCCGGGAGGTGGTACGGGAGTTGAGCGGGGGCAAGTGCGGCTACCTGCACATCCCCGACATGGGAGGCTCGGGATGGGCGCAGTTCAACCGCGACCTGCGCCTGGAGGTCTCGCTCCCGGCCCTGCTCGTGGACGTACGCGGCAACGCGGGCGGGCACATCAGCGAGCTGGTGGTCGAGAAGCTGACGCGCAAGATCCTGGGCTGGGACCTGACGCGGAACGCCCAGCCGGTGTCGTACGCGTCGAACGCGCCCCGGGGCCCGGTGGTGGCCCTCGCCGACGAGGCGACGTCCTCGGACGGCGACATGATCACGGCGGCCTTCAAGCTGCTCGGCCTCGGCCCCGTGGTGGGCCAGCGCACGTGGGGCGGCGTGGTGGGGATGACCGGGCGGCACGTCCTTGGTGACGGGACGGTCATCACGGTGCCGATGAACGCGGGGTGGTTCGACGAGTACGGCTGGTCCGTGGAGAACCACGGCGTGACCCCGGACCTGGAGGTGCTCCGCACGCCCCTGGACTGGGCGGAGGGGCGGCACGCCCAGCTCGACGACGCGGTGGGGGTGGCGCTCGACCTCCTGGAACGGCAGCCGGCGGCGGAACCACCGGGCCTGGATGCCGTCCCGGACCGCCATCGGCCGAAGCTGCCGCCGCGGGGGTAG
- a CDS encoding alpha/beta fold hydrolase, with the protein MSRLTHVTTGPFAPPAAARELTVVSADGARLHAEVHGPDGAPAVVLAHGWTCSTAFWAAQIRDLAVDHRVIAYDQRGHGRSVAPAGAEGYSTTALADDLEAVLAATLEPGERAVVAGHSMGGMTIMAASTRPGFREHAAAVLLCSTGSAGLVAASTVVPLRAGRIRTRLTRSVLGAKAPLGPVTPMARRALKYATMGPGSPPERVEVCARIVHGCPRVVRYRWSHVLDELALDAGVLELNVPTAIIAGTADRMTPVTLARRLAQMLPDSLGLTELPGIGHMTPVEAPETVTEGIRNLVQKYVRVDDQQVQGLEGSSA; encoded by the coding sequence ATGAGCAGGCTGACGCATGTGACGACCGGGCCGTTCGCGCCGCCCGCGGCCGCGCGGGAGCTGACCGTCGTGTCGGCGGACGGCGCGCGGCTGCACGCCGAGGTGCACGGTCCCGATGGGGCGCCCGCGGTGGTGCTCGCGCACGGGTGGACGTGCTCGACCGCCTTCTGGGCGGCGCAGATACGTGACCTGGCCGTCGACCACCGGGTGATCGCGTACGACCAGCGGGGCCACGGGCGCAGTGTCGCGCCGGCGGGGGCGGAGGGGTACAGCACGACTGCCCTCGCCGATGACTTGGAGGCGGTGCTCGCGGCGACCCTTGAGCCCGGGGAGAGGGCCGTGGTCGCCGGGCACTCCATGGGCGGCATGACGATCATGGCGGCGAGTACGCGTCCGGGGTTCCGGGAGCACGCGGCCGCCGTCCTGCTGTGCAGCACCGGGAGTGCGGGGCTCGTCGCCGCGTCGACCGTGGTGCCGCTGCGGGCCGGGCGGATCCGGACGCGGCTGACGCGGTCGGTGCTCGGGGCGAAGGCGCCGCTCGGGCCGGTCACGCCTATGGCCCGCCGGGCCCTCAAGTACGCCACGATGGGCCCGGGTTCGCCCCCGGAGCGGGTCGAGGTGTGCGCGCGGATCGTGCACGGCTGCCCGAGGGTGGTGCGTTACCGCTGGTCGCACGTCCTCGACGAGCTCGCACTCGACGCGGGCGTCCTGGAGCTGAACGTGCCGACCGCGATCATCGCGGGCACCGCCGACCGGATGACGCCCGTCACGCTCGCGCGGCGCCTGGCCCAGATGCTGCCGGACTCGCTCGGCCTCACCGAGCTGCCCGGGATCGGTCACATGACGCCGGTCGAGGCGCCGGAGACGGTCACCGAGGGGATCAGGAACCTCGTGCAGAAGTACGTACGCGTGGACGATCAGCAGGTCCAGGGGCTCGAAGGGAGCAGCGCATGA
- a CDS encoding GNAT family N-acetyltransferase, translating to MSIQSSVQSPSQRSQRAAIELRPTSFDHPDAVKLNDRVQLEYAERYGDEGDVTPLDPAMFAAPRGFYLVAYDENGTPVATGGWRGHEENDEGYAHGDAEIKRMYVTPEARGLGLARRILAALEDDARAAGRTRMVLETGTKQPEAIALYTSTGYTPAPAKFGHYRFEDLSRCYVKAL from the coding sequence ATGAGTATCCAGTCGAGTGTCCAGTCGCCGTCGCAGCGATCGCAGCGGGCAGCCATCGAGCTGCGCCCCACCTCCTTCGACCACCCCGACGCGGTCAAGCTCAACGACCGCGTCCAGCTCGAGTACGCGGAGCGGTACGGCGACGAGGGCGACGTCACACCCCTCGACCCGGCCATGTTCGCGGCACCGCGCGGTTTCTACCTCGTCGCGTACGACGAGAACGGCACCCCGGTGGCCACCGGCGGCTGGCGCGGTCACGAGGAGAACGACGAGGGTTACGCGCACGGCGACGCCGAGATCAAGCGCATGTACGTCACCCCGGAGGCCCGCGGCCTCGGCCTGGCCCGCCGCATACTGGCGGCCCTGGAGGACGACGCGAGGGCGGCGGGACGGACGCGCATGGTCCTGGAGACGGGCACGAAGCAGCCGGAGGCCATAGCCCTCTACACGTCGACCGGCTACACCCCGGCCCCCGCGAAGTTCGGCCACTACCGCTTCGAGGACCTGAGCCGCTGCTACGTGAAAGCCCTGTAG
- a CDS encoding flavin-containing monooxygenase, protein MAEDERQQERERGRERRRERRREQGGEREGGREHVRVAVIGSGFGGLGAAVRLRREGVTDFVVLERAGAVGGTWRDNSYPGCACDVPSHLYSFSFAPNPDWPRTFSGQEKIQEYLEEVADTFRLRSHIRLNTEVKLMRWDADELWWEIETSNGTLTADIVVSATGPLSDPKLPDIPGLDTFEGKVFHSARWDHDYDLRGKRVAMIGTGASAIQIVPAIQREVGKLTLFQRTPPWVMPRMDRAISKAERWVHRQLPFTTHARRGILWGIRELQVQAFTKRPNELGAVELLAKRNIARAIKDPALRAKLTPSYRIGCKRILLSNTYYPALAQPNVDVVASGLSGVRGNTVIAADGTETEVDAIIFGTGFHVTDMPIAERVVGADGVTMMETWKDGMKSLRGATAAGFPNFMTVIGPNTGLGNSSMILMIESQLNYLADYVRQLDVLGGRAALAVRTSAVHAWNDKVQERMKRTVWNTGGCNSWYLDENGVNTTIWPGTTSEFRNATRRVDLAEYEVVRPPKARVDEAAPKSRKTKKAEAAA, encoded by the coding sequence ATGGCCGAGGACGAGCGCCAGCAGGAGCGCGAGCGGGGGCGCGAGCGGAGGCGCGAGCGGAGGCGCGAGCAAGGCGGCGAGCGCGAGGGTGGACGCGAACACGTGCGGGTGGCGGTGATCGGGTCCGGGTTCGGCGGGCTCGGCGCCGCGGTCCGGCTGCGACGGGAAGGCGTCACCGACTTCGTCGTCCTGGAGCGGGCCGGTGCCGTGGGCGGCACCTGGCGGGACAACAGCTATCCGGGCTGCGCGTGCGACGTGCCCTCGCATCTGTACTCGTTCTCCTTCGCCCCCAACCCCGACTGGCCGCGCACCTTCTCGGGCCAGGAGAAGATCCAGGAGTACCTGGAGGAGGTCGCCGACACTTTCCGCCTCCGCTCGCACATCCGCCTCAACACCGAGGTGAAGCTGATGCGTTGGGACGCGGACGAGCTGTGGTGGGAGATCGAGACCAGCAACGGCACCCTCACCGCCGACATCGTCGTCTCCGCCACCGGACCGCTCTCCGACCCCAAGCTCCCGGACATCCCCGGCCTCGACACCTTCGAGGGCAAGGTCTTCCACTCCGCACGCTGGGACCACGACTACGACCTGCGCGGCAAGCGCGTCGCGATGATCGGCACCGGCGCCTCCGCCATCCAGATCGTGCCCGCGATCCAGCGCGAGGTCGGCAAGCTGACCCTCTTCCAGCGCACCCCGCCCTGGGTGATGCCGCGCATGGACCGCGCCATCAGCAAGGCCGAGCGCTGGGTGCACCGCCAGCTGCCGTTCACCACGCACGCCCGGCGCGGAATCCTTTGGGGCATACGGGAGTTGCAGGTCCAGGCGTTCACCAAGCGGCCCAACGAGCTGGGCGCGGTCGAACTGCTCGCCAAGCGGAACATCGCGCGCGCCATCAAGGATCCGGCGCTGCGGGCCAAGCTGACACCGTCGTACCGCATCGGCTGCAAGCGGATCCTGCTCTCCAACACCTACTACCCGGCGCTCGCGCAGCCCAATGTCGACGTCGTCGCGAGCGGGCTCAGCGGGGTGCGCGGCAACACCGTGATCGCCGCGGACGGCACCGAGACCGAGGTCGACGCGATCATCTTCGGTACGGGATTCCATGTGACGGACATGCCGATCGCCGAACGCGTGGTGGGCGCCGACGGCGTGACGATGATGGAGACCTGGAAGGACGGCATGAAGTCGCTGCGCGGCGCGACCGCCGCCGGATTCCCCAATTTCATGACGGTCATCGGCCCGAACACGGGTCTCGGGAACTCCTCGATGATCCTGATGATCGAGTCCCAGCTGAACTATCTCGCCGACTATGTACGGCAGTTGGACGTTCTCGGCGGCCGGGCCGCGCTCGCCGTGCGGACGAGCGCCGTGCACGCCTGGAACGACAAGGTGCAGGAGCGCATGAAGCGCACTGTGTGGAACACCGGCGGCTGCAACAGCTGGTACCTCGACGAGAACGGCGTGAACACGACGATCTGGCCGGGCACGACGTCCGAGTTCCGCAACGCCACGCGGCGGGTCGATCTCGCCGAGTACGAGGTGGTGCGGCCGCCCAAGGCGCGTGTGGACGAGGCGGCACCGAAGTCCCGTAAGACGAAGAAGGCCGAGGCAGCGGCATGA
- a CDS encoding exodeoxyribonuclease III: MLQVTSVNVNGLRAAAKKGFVEWLAETSSDVLCLQEVRAEPQQLPEEVRAPEGWHVTHAPAAAKGRAGVSLYTRREPDRVQVGFGSEEFDGSGRYVEADLPGVTVASLYLPSGEVGTERQDEKVRFMGEFLTYLKELKQRAAAEGRQVVVCGDWNIAHQEADLKNWKGNKKNSGFLPEERAWLSEVFEGDAGYVDVVRALHPDVEGPYSWWSYRGRAFDNDTGWRIDYHVATPGLAERAVKGFVERAAAHDQRWSDHAPVTVVYDM, encoded by the coding sequence ATGCTCCAAGTGACCAGTGTGAATGTGAACGGGCTGCGCGCCGCCGCCAAGAAGGGCTTCGTCGAGTGGCTCGCCGAGACCTCGTCCGACGTGCTCTGCCTCCAGGAGGTGCGGGCCGAGCCCCAGCAGCTGCCGGAGGAGGTGCGGGCCCCCGAGGGGTGGCACGTCACACACGCGCCGGCCGCCGCCAAGGGGCGCGCGGGCGTCTCCCTCTATACGCGCCGTGAGCCGGATCGCGTGCAGGTCGGATTCGGGTCGGAGGAGTTCGACGGCAGCGGGCGCTACGTCGAGGCCGATCTGCCCGGCGTCACGGTCGCGAGCCTGTATCTGCCCTCGGGCGAGGTCGGCACGGAGCGGCAGGACGAGAAGGTCCGCTTCATGGGGGAGTTCCTCACGTACCTGAAGGAGCTCAAGCAGCGGGCCGCCGCCGAGGGGCGCCAGGTCGTGGTCTGCGGCGACTGGAACATCGCCCATCAGGAGGCCGACCTCAAGAACTGGAAGGGCAACAAGAAGAACTCGGGCTTCCTGCCCGAGGAGCGTGCCTGGCTCAGTGAGGTCTTCGAGGGGGATGCCGGTTACGTCGACGTGGTGCGGGCGCTGCATCCCGACGTCGAGGGCCCCTACTCCTGGTGGTCCTACCGGGGGCGTGCCTTCGACAACGACACGGGCTGGCGGATCGACTACCACGTGGCGACGCCGGGCCTCGCCGAGCGCGCGGTCAAGGGCTTCGTGGAGCGGGCGGCCGCTCATGATCAGCGGTGGTCGGACCATGCACCCGTCACGGTGGTCTACGACATGTGA
- a CDS encoding SDR family oxidoreductase produces MSKVSLEGQVAVVTGAARGVGELLARKLSARGAKVALVGLEPDELKQVAGRLHTEAEAWHADVTDHVAMARVAQEVKERFGKVDIVVANAGVANGGPFVESDPEAWRRVIEVNLIGSAVTGRAFLPVLMESRGYLLQIASLAAITPAPMMTAYCASKSGVEAYAHCLRAEVGYKGVKVGVGYLSWTDTDMVRGADQDDVMRELRQRLPWPSNKTYPLGPAVDRIVAGIERRSSHVYAQWWLRGMQGIRGYLPGIIGSVGQREMRRFEPRLGSVSTGLVGAGGSADEQARTRG; encoded by the coding sequence ATGAGCAAGGTCAGCCTTGAGGGTCAGGTCGCGGTCGTCACCGGGGCGGCGCGGGGCGTGGGGGAACTGCTCGCGCGGAAGCTGTCGGCGCGGGGCGCCAAGGTCGCCCTTGTCGGCCTGGAGCCGGACGAGTTGAAGCAGGTGGCGGGGCGGCTGCACACCGAGGCCGAGGCCTGGCATGCGGACGTCACGGATCACGTCGCGATGGCCCGGGTGGCCCAGGAGGTCAAGGAGCGGTTCGGGAAGGTCGACATCGTCGTCGCCAACGCGGGCGTCGCCAACGGCGGTCCTTTCGTCGAGTCCGACCCCGAGGCGTGGCGCCGGGTGATCGAGGTCAACCTCATCGGCAGCGCGGTGACGGGGCGGGCGTTCCTGCCGGTCCTGATGGAGAGCCGTGGCTATCTCCTGCAGATCGCCTCGCTCGCGGCGATCACGCCGGCGCCGATGATGACGGCGTACTGCGCTTCGAAGTCGGGCGTCGAGGCGTACGCGCACTGTCTGCGGGCCGAGGTCGGCTACAAGGGCGTGAAGGTGGGCGTCGGTTACCTGTCGTGGACGGATACGGACATGGTGCGGGGCGCGGACCAGGACGACGTGATGCGGGAGTTGCGGCAGCGCCTGCCGTGGCCGTCCAACAAGACGTACCCGCTGGGTCCTGCCGTCGACCGGATCGTCGCCGGGATCGAGAGGCGGTCGAGTCACGTGTACGCGCAGTGGTGGCTGCGGGGTATGCAGGGCATCCGGGGCTACCTGCCGGGGATCATCGGCTCGGTCGGGCAGCGCGAGATGCGGAGGTTCGAACCCCGGCTGGGGTCGGTCTCCACGGGGCTGGTGGGGGCGGGGGGCTCCGCCGACGAACAGGCCCGTACCCGGGGGTAG
- a CDS encoding MerR family transcriptional regulator, translating to MAETREYRMEELAKAAGITVRTVRFYRERGLIPPPRREGRIAWYDDHHLARLRTIAALLERGHTLSGIAELAEAFENGRDVGELLGIGEPTEETPVRLTPEELADRFAGEVTPENLAAALDLGYLGTDGDEIVHVSRRLLDVSSALVREGIPLSAVLEAGQRVREHADALAELFITIIRTHTPAEAGDVSIDRLRPLAKSVVEAELSMALDRRLASEKPEDI from the coding sequence GTGGCAGAGACACGCGAGTACCGCATGGAGGAGCTGGCCAAGGCGGCCGGCATCACGGTGCGCACCGTGCGCTTCTACCGTGAGCGCGGCCTGATCCCGCCGCCCCGCCGCGAGGGCCGCATCGCCTGGTACGACGACCATCATCTGGCCAGGCTGCGGACGATCGCCGCGCTCCTGGAGCGCGGCCACACCCTGAGCGGCATCGCGGAACTCGCGGAGGCCTTCGAGAACGGCCGCGACGTCGGCGAACTCCTCGGCATCGGCGAACCCACCGAGGAGACCCCGGTCCGCCTGACCCCAGAGGAACTGGCCGACCGCTTCGCGGGCGAGGTCACCCCCGAGAACCTCGCCGCGGCCCTGGACCTCGGCTACCTCGGCACGGACGGCGACGAGATCGTCCACGTGAGCCGCCGCCTCCTGGACGTCTCATCGGCCCTGGTCCGCGAGGGCATCCCCCTGTCCGCGGTCCTGGAGGCGGGCCAGCGCGTACGCGAACACGCGGACGCACTGGCCGAGTTGTTCATCACGATCATCCGCACGCACACACCCGCCGAGGCGGGCGACGTCAGCATCGACCGCCTGCGCCCGCTCGCGAAGAGCGTGGTGGAGGCGGAACTGTCGATGGCGCTTGACCGCCGCTTGGCTTCGGAGAAGCCTGAGGATATTTAG
- a CDS encoding peptidase inhibitor family I36 protein produces the protein MRRIHSLAVAAAALASALGAVPAATATPAATEAPTVISSRAAYDCTPGHFCIYSEPNGEGMLCQWSQPSTAETAANCPFINWGQNVGSVRNATGHLVQYYKQANYRTPAGPIPHGAGGNLEGSYQIRSFKPL, from the coding sequence ATGCGTCGGATCCACTCCCTCGCCGTCGCCGCGGCCGCCTTGGCCTCGGCTCTCGGGGCGGTACCCGCAGCGACCGCCACCCCCGCCGCGACCGAAGCCCCCACGGTGATCAGCAGCCGCGCGGCCTACGACTGCACCCCCGGACACTTCTGTATCTACAGTGAGCCGAATGGCGAGGGGATGCTCTGTCAGTGGTCGCAGCCCAGTACGGCGGAGACCGCTGCCAACTGTCCCTTCATTAATTGGGGACAGAACGTCGGCTCGGTCCGGAACGCAACCGGGCACCTCGTGCAGTACTACAAGCAGGCCAACTACCGCACACCCGCCGGGCCCATCCCACACGGTGCGGGCGGCAATCTGGAAGGCAGCTACCAGATCCGTTCCTTCAAGCCTCTGTAG
- a CDS encoding DUF6528 family protein, with product MSRPSRRGVLLGALGAGIGAGLPMAAAPPAGAAGGAGAAGPAGGVPRGTPPVLLTEQATQQILVLDPKRRVWDPREKPSVVRWAFSPREREGYEDLRPDDSFVYPSESKVRRHKKRTYVLTTASFGFVAVVDYPSGKRYWGAAIGAGDDLFNPHSAEILPDGNVAVACSTGAMVRLYAASQGPRASRYAEVELKGAHGLHWDGAREVLWAIGDDELVTYEVGGTRARPTLRLRSSVGLPVGTPGKTPGGHDLFPVAGRPGRLWVTTNAAVFQYDIRGGAFVQDFAGAGDISRKSVKGVGNDPRTGQVISTVPEGGLEETWWTTRVSVHRPAGEYELVNGGIYKARWFLPR from the coding sequence ATGTCGAGACCGTCTCGTCGAGGTGTGCTGCTCGGGGCTCTGGGCGCGGGAATCGGGGCGGGGCTGCCGATGGCGGCCGCGCCACCGGCCGGAGCTGCCGGTGGCGCCGGAGCTGCCGGTCCCGCCGGAGGGGTTCCCCGGGGGACGCCGCCCGTGCTCCTCACCGAGCAGGCGACCCAGCAGATCCTCGTACTCGATCCGAAGCGCAGGGTCTGGGACCCGCGGGAGAAACCGTCCGTCGTGCGGTGGGCGTTCTCGCCTCGGGAGCGTGAGGGGTACGAGGATCTCCGGCCCGATGACAGCTTCGTGTATCCGAGTGAGTCGAAGGTGCGCAGACACAAGAAGCGTACGTACGTCCTGACCACCGCGTCCTTCGGCTTCGTGGCCGTCGTCGACTACCCGTCGGGGAAGCGGTATTGGGGTGCGGCGATCGGGGCCGGCGACGACCTCTTCAATCCGCACAGCGCGGAGATCCTGCCGGACGGCAATGTCGCGGTGGCGTGCAGCACGGGCGCGATGGTCAGGCTGTACGCGGCGTCCCAGGGGCCGCGTGCGTCGCGGTACGCGGAGGTGGAGCTGAAGGGGGCGCACGGGCTGCACTGGGACGGTGCGCGTGAGGTGCTGTGGGCCATCGGTGACGATGAGTTGGTGACGTATGAGGTGGGCGGCACGCGGGCCAGGCCCACGCTGCGGCTCCGTTCCTCGGTCGGGCTCCCGGTCGGTACGCCGGGCAAGACCCCTGGCGGCCATGACCTCTTCCCCGTGGCCGGGCGCCCCGGGCGGCTCTGGGTGACGACGAACGCGGCCGTCTTCCAGTACGACATCCGGGGCGGGGCCTTCGTGCAGGACTTCGCAGGGGCCGGGGACATCTCCCGTAAGTCGGTGAAGGGGGTCGGCAATGATCCGCGTACGGGGCAGGTCATCTCCACCGTGCCGGAAGGTGGTCTTGAGGAGACCTGGTGGACCACGAGGGTGAGCGTCCATCGGCCCGCCGGGGAGTATGAGCTGGTCAACGGCGGGATCTATAAGGCCCGTTGGTTCCTGCCGAGGTAG